A segment of the Myxococcota bacterium genome:
GTCTCCTGCCGCTGGACGCCCAGATCGCCGAGCTCCTGCGGAAAGGCGGACGCCCGGTCGTGGTGGTCGCCAACAAGTCCGACTCGCCGCAGCTCGAGGTCCAGGCCGCCGAGTTCCATGCGCTGGGCTTTGGCGAGGTGGTGCCGACCTGCGCAGCGCACGCGCGCGGCATCGCCGACCTCGAAGTCGCGATCGGCGAGCACCTGCCCGAGGGGCGGCCGGTGGACGAGGTCGAGGTGCGCAGCGGCCCCCCGCGCCTGGCGATCATCGGCCGGCCCAACGTGGGCAAGTCGTCGCTGCTCAACGCGTGGCTCGGCGAGGAGCGCAACATCGTGGCCGACGAGCCCGGCACCACGCGCGACGCGACCGACTCGAGTCTCGAGGTCGACGGCCGCGAGCTGATCCTGGTCGACACCGCGGGCATGCGGCGCGGCGGCCGGCGCTCCGATCGGCTGGAGCGCGGCAGCGCGCTCATGGCGCTGCGCTCACTCGAGCGCTGCGACGTGGCGCTGCTCGTGCTCGACGCCGACGTGGGCGTGAGTGAGCAGGACGCGAAGCTGGCGCGGCTCGCGCTCGACCGCGGCCGGCCGCTGGTGCTGCTCTTGAACAAGTGGGACCGGGTCGCGGGCACGCCGCGCGAAGCCGAGCTCGCGCGCCAGCTCGAGCGGCGCCTGGCCTTCGTGCCCGACCCCGTGCTGCTGCGCACCAGCGCAGTCACGAAGCAGGGGCTCGCGCACGTGCTGCCCGAGGCGCTGAAGCTCTTCGACGAGCAGGCGCTCGAGATCTCGACCGCCGAGCTCAACCGCGCGCTCGAAGAGGCGATCGACCGCAACACGCCGCCTCTGCGCGGCAAGAAGCGCGCGCGCTTCTTCTACATCACGCAGGTCTCGAGCCGCCCGTTCACGGTGCTCGTGTTCATGAACGACCCGGCGCTGATCGCGAAGAACTACCACCGGTATCTCGAGGGCTTCATGCGCAAGCGCTTCGGCATCCGTTCCGC
Coding sequences within it:
- the der gene encoding ribosome biogenesis GTPase Der; amino-acid sequence: MAIVGRANVGKSTLFNRLLREGRSLVEDRPGVTRDRVAVATEIERKPALLVDTGGLDPDAESGIPAAIRRQVGLVVSQASVIVFVVDARAGLLPLDAQIAELLRKGGRPVVVVANKSDSPQLEVQAAEFHALGFGEVVPTCAAHARGIADLEVAIGEHLPEGRPVDEVEVRSGPPRLAIIGRPNVGKSSLLNAWLGEERNIVADEPGTTRDATDSSLEVDGRELILVDTAGMRRGGRRSDRLERGSALMALRSLERCDVALLVLDADVGVSEQDAKLARLALDRGRPLVLLLNKWDRVAGTPREAELARQLERRLAFVPDPVLLRTSAVTKQGLAHVLPEALKLFDEQALEISTAELNRALEEAIDRNTPPLRGKKRARFFYITQVSSRPFTVLVFMNDPALIAKNYHRYLEGFMRKRFGIRSAPVRVKLRGRRELETGTEELSGPQAKTR